In Lonchura striata isolate bLonStr1 chromosome 3, bLonStr1.mat, whole genome shotgun sequence, the sequence CTTAACCACTAGCCTACTAGAAATGGAGCAGAAGAATGTGCTGCTCTTGAATTTCTTTTAGGTTTTTTGAAGGCAGACAGCCCCACCTTAGCTCTGTGTAAGAAACCTGGCAGCCCTATCCCTAAGAGCtcatttttgaaaataagaaaGCAGGAAGTGCAGCTATGGTTCTGAGGTAGTCACTTGTCATCAGGTAAGAGGTCCAGCAATTCAGTTTTCATGGGCAGAAGTTTTCTGGCAGGAAACAAAAATCATCTGCTTTGTGACAAACTATGCAGAACTCTCTGATTCAAAACTTCATCCAAATAGAGATCTTCAACTACCTGTTTTTGCTTTTAAGATGGTGTTGTAAACATGAAGTCACCCTCAGATCAATTTGTCTTAGGTATGAATTGTACACAGAAACAGGCTGAACACCAATTAACAAACTGGCAAGTATTCCAAGCTGATATGGACTAATGAAAGACTAACAGACATTTTGTTAGGTTtcctaagatttttttttcaccagagATGTTAATCATCAAGTGTGACGTTGCTATTTGCAGCTTGTGTATTCTGCAATAAGATGTGGGACCTAGATGATACTAGTGGAAAATGAGTGACTTTAACTCATCTGTCAAGTATTTTACATGTAATTTTCGAATAAGTCAATGTGAgtccagcacagctctgttACAGAGCCCAGAGGCACCCTGATAAATGACACATTGAAATCTCTTTCAGAAGATGCAGCTTAGATGAGTTTTTCAGACAATGACACCAACTCAGGAAGTTCTTGCCCTGCCCATGCTGTCAGGGTTGGGCTGCCCATGCCCAACCCTGACAGAACTGCTGCCTACATGATGCCATTGTAAACTGGATCACTGAAACAATCCAGGTAAAAACAACTTCTTGGATGAGTTTTGGTGCTGGAGAAAATGTTTGCACATGCAGCAACTGCTCACCAGCTCCTGCCcttccaggcagcagcacatgtCCTGAATAGTCTTCCCTGATGCTCTTTTGGGATTATTCTTTGGCAAAAGCCAAGTCCCTTTGAACTTGCCAGGTGAGACAGACCCCGGAGCAAAGTGCAGAGTTGTGGGAATCCCAGACTAAGAGAAGGAcccattaatttcaaaataaaaggtATTCTAGAGAAAGGTGAGGGAATAGTGATGTCTATTTATTGCTAAATCTGCTGAAATACCAAGGTGATGATTATCTGAGTGGGTGGAGGACATTATCCAGTGCTTTTGGAAAGCAGGTAGAGGGAGAAGAACAGAGGCCCCAGGCAGTATAAGTGGAAAAAATTATGGCTGAGTgaataaagcaagaaaaaaaaattgattttctcTATTCCTTCTTGTAAGAGAAAAataaccaaaccaaacccaaattCATCTATATGGCTCAATGAGGGCCCTCTGAAAGGCTGGGCCTGGGCAGCCTCATGGGCACAGGTTGATGGAGATTGAGCAGGGCTCTTTGCAAGGACCATGCACAGGCTTGCGTGCAGCAAACGTGCACAGCCACTAAACCTGCAACAGTGGCATCTCCTGCAGGGTTTTTTGATTTCCCTATGAAGAAACTgtagttgatttttttccaaagtaaaCCTCCCTCTATACCTAAGTATGTATAAATTAAATATCTGTGTATttgccttctttcttttcttcctgaaaactGACTCCAATGtttctcttatttttaatagaaaacacagcagtcacTAGGTATGCCAATAATCCACTGTAACTGCTTTTGCCTGCCTGCAAAACACACCTGGCTACCCTAGTGAAATGGATTTAGCATAAGCAattgccaggctgctctgccgAAAGTGTTCTCCAGTCTTTGGGCTTGTAAGGATTCATTACTGGGGTCATGAACATTGCTGAGAGAAGATTTTCATTCAGTGGAGAGTAACCAAGAAAAGCAATTCAGAATGATTGCATCTGATGTCATGCGAGAAGCCCCTATCAAAACACAAGATGCTCTCAGGGAGGCAAATTCTCAAACAGCGCTGCTTAACAGATGAGAAAGGGTGCATGATGAACCAGCTCAGCAAGAAATCATCTGTGCTTGCACCTGATACCAGAGGCACCCCACAGCAGCTGGTCCACTTGTcagggagggggagagaggcTTCCACAGATGACTGGACAGTAATCCACTGAGGAGAGCTGTCTCGTTAATAAATCTGTCCTCTGCAATGAGACTCCGCTCACACAGATGTGTCAGTTCCTTTATTCAGAGGGAGCAGCCTGAAAAAGATCATGGCAGCTATGCTTTCCATAGATGCCAGAGGCTGGGGTGAAGAGGCAGCAGGGAGCATCAGTGAGGAGGTGGGGTGTTGTGTCTCCTCCACACTGCCCATGCAAGTCCCCCGCGGTGGCTGCTATGGCTGCTACCTACACACAGCACGTGAAGCTATGGAAGCAAGAGGCTGCCCTATTTGCCTGTGTCAAGCAAGACCATCAATAACACCTACTTTTCAGGACCCATTTGACAGATTGTACTTTTGGATGTTGCACAGCAATAAAGTCCCTACAGCTGGTTTTTTCACATCATGCAAAGAAGGTTTTTAAATCCAAGCAGCTCATGCACCTGAAGGAAAAGAGAACTGTTCAGCAAGCATGACCTGCTATAAACTTTTGCTTCCTCAACCTTGAATCAATTCtggtttttctccctttcttttcctaaatTCTCCAGTATCAGAACTgaagaaatcccaaaattcatCTTTGGCCCTGGTATTGCCAAGTTGCTGCCTTGCTCGGGGTCCTTGGGACGCAGCATCCTCTACAGCCCTTCTCCACAGCTCATTTCCTGGCTGTGCACGGCAGTGCTCTTGCTAAGAGTCAGAAGATGTGCAAGAACCAGAGGAAATCCTTGCACTGACAGAGAAAGGACTGTGCACACCAAGAACTTCATCAGAGCAGGGCAGCTTTGCAGATTGACTGAAAGGAGACTGCCTGGGCAGTCTTGTTCTCCCTCACAGACAGCAGACCACAGCACATCTCCTGAGGTGCTCCATACACACAGGAAACAGAACAACATTCTCCACGTTCACCACTGCTGCTCACCTACCACAAGGCTTCCCCTTGAACATTTAAATGTGCAATAGTGAATGAAAACTTAATTAAAGATGAAAGGGGTAAATTATGCACTGTAAAGTCAAAGGACACTGACTCCTTTCTGTCCGTCACCTGGAAAATAAGAAAGCTTGAAGTAAGCTGTAAACTGCATGAATGCCCCATTTAACCTCACCACTGAGATGCTCTACATACTATTCTGAAGTTAATAGAACACTTTCAATAATTTATAGCTAACCTTTTATCCTACTACATTATGAAATTTACTCCCTTATACtaataaataaacaaaggaGAAAGGGCACTTTGTGTGGCACCTGCCCTATGAGTCAGGGAATATGTATGTGTGAGCAGACAGAGGTATGGGCAGGATCCTGAAGAATCACAAAAGAATGACAGAAACAATGATTACAAGTCCccagctgtggaaaaaaataaatgggaaaaaacatatcaatctggaaaaaaataatccgAAGAAgttaacatttaaaaaacacCTATGTCAAAACCCAAATCTCCAGATATTCCCTTGGTGgagttcaaaagaaaaagatacCTACCCCATtcaggggcagggagaggaggaaaacagTTATTGCATACTTAAAACAGTAAGTAGACCAGGACATTCCTGAGACCAGGATCCCACCAATATATAATTCCTCCATTTGATACCTGTTTTTTGGCCAAGAAATACAATTTTACAAAAAAGCAACCCTAACAACTTTGCTAGTGTTGCTATGCCACCGCAGATCAGCAGAATCAGCACAACTCCAATTCTGCCCAGATCTGTCCCACACACCTGATCCCAAGTGAGTGCTGTGATCCTGCAAAGACACACTTCCTCCTCCCCCACAGCAACACTGCTCCACTGACTGCAGAGCCCCTCGCCCCATCCCAGTGTAACACAGCTTGGCTACACGTGGCTTCAGCTGCAAGAGGGAATCCATCTGTTGTGACTTCAAAGAAGACAAGCTAGAGCTCTGTGATTCCTAAAAACCACAAATATTCCACCTTGGTTTGCCTGATTTGTGATTTACATTTCTCATGCCTAAATTAAGAAGGGTGCTGAACACCAGATGCGTGATCAACAGTGTTGCAGTCAAGCAGCTTAGCCTCGTTTCCCTCCACACCTCCACGTTTCTTGGCTGTGCCTGTTGCATACCAACACACAGCAAGCCATCAGAAGCCAAATTACTATTATTAGTGTGCACTAACTATTAAGGGTTTGGTGAAACTCCAATAAAACTAAGGAACCAATCATTTTACCACATCTATGGGGCACTGACCTGTTTGCCCGTTTTCCCTGTTCTCAAAGATCCTTCAGCCTGGTACCCAACTCTGTGATGAAGCCTGTTTAGCACCAGTGAAGTTCCCCACATTCAGACTGACAACGTTCTGAGCTGAGATGAGGGAATCAAAGTTAAAATCCAGCCCATCGGCATCCATGAGTTCACTGCGGATAATGGACTCCATGTCACACTCCAGGCTCCCATTGAAAATATCCAGGTCCAAGTCACTCGGGAATTTCTCATGTCCCATGACCGGGAGGTTCACGCTAGAGGAGTACAAAGAGGAGCCTGACAGCGGGTCAGAAAGTGTTTGCATAGACTGATTGACAGGTGACTGCTGATGTTTGCTGGATCCCAAGCTGCTGGAATCACTCAAGCCTATGTTACTGATGGAATTGGACAAGGCACGGCTGCCACTAAGAGAGGAGTTGTGGGACTGGTGCTGGTGATGGGACAGGTTCTGATTGACCAGACCGCCCTGGCTGGACTGTGCGGCAAATGACATCATGGGGTCGTTGCGGAGCATTATATTCCTGCGGGAATTCTGGGCGGACACAGCCGTGCTGGCTTGTGACATGAGTGGGTCAGACTGCGTCATCATGACATCGCTGTGACTAAGCGCATCAGAGGTGAGGAGATCCTGCAGCGTCTGGTTGTTGTAATGAGAAATGGAAGAGAAGGTGGCCTGCTTGTTCTCCTGAATTGTCTGCATGGGTGACTGGCGGAGGGAATTCAGGGACGACGGCCCAAACACAGCATTGTTGAAACTACTTGATGGGGAGCCCAGTCCTGAACCTTTGGAACCATAAGGAAAACTGGAGCTTCTCTGCATTATCCCTCCTGTGGGTGactgctgggagggagggagtgtTATATTGTCCAAGAGATCATCCATGAGGTTATCAGTCAGTCCATCATTCAAGTTCATTGTCCCAGCCATATCAGTCAACCTAGGCAACTCCACAGTACATGGTTTGTTTACTGATGGGGACAAGCTCGATGGACTACTGTACAGCATGGGAGAAAGTGGAGCATCATCATCTTGAACATCATCGAGCTCGGTGCTTGCCAAAATTGGTGACAAGCGGCCACTGATCGTACTGGCATTTGAATTTGTACGGGAGCGAAAATCTGTCCACGCATCCAGCTCGTCGCTGCTGCGGGAGGTGGGACTCCCTGGCCACTTGGAGAGCTGGGTAGGGCTGTCCTCACTCGTCTCCTgggctgtctgcagggctgccttTTTCTTTGCTGCCCGCCCTCTGCTCTTGGTGTACTTGTTGCTGTTGTCCATTGACACAGCGCGTCGCCGGGGCGCCTTGCCGCCTTTTCCACCATCTGGATTGATCATCCACCAAGAGCTTTTCCCAGTGCCTTCATTCTGCACCCTGACAAATCGGCTATGGAGTGACAAGTTGTGCCGGATCGAATtctgcagaaaaagaagaaaataaagcatcaaGACTGGCACCCCACTTCTTTTACAAGTCAAATCTCAATCATTAAACCAACATCCCACGATAACAGCAACATGAATAAAATCATTGGACCCTCCTGGACATCTCCATGAATTTCTCTGGTGCTGGATATGGGAGAACTGGAGTGTGACTGTGGCAAGGCAGCGTCCTGCTGTAAAGCAAGCCCCAAGCTTGCACTAGTTGTGCATTCCTTATGCCTATCTCCACATCCCTAAAAGCTTCATCCTAAGAAAAGGAGAATTACATTCCTGCTAGAAAGGAGCTAGATGTTTCTCCCTTACTTTTTACTCAAGACTAACTATTACTATCAGTAATCTTGCCATCAGTTCCTTGAAATAAAAACTGCAAAGGCACAGCAAAAATCTGGCTGGAGGGATAGTCACACTCATCGTAGCCTCTGCAAATGTCTTTTTAATTCTTCATGGGCACGTGTGCTGTATATTTGTTATAATAGTTCCTGAGAAAActgcaagtgctgctgctcctctcccacAGGCACGCTGTGCATGACTAAGCTGTACTTTCTCTCTTGATTAGAGGCACCAGAATTACGCCCATACGGCAGTAGCTGGCCAGCTGTCCCCTCGCCATAGTATCCTCACAGTCTTCAAAACGTGATGTGACACAGTATGCAACGATATCCCTGTCCCTGTAAGCTGCTGGATACAGAGCTGTATGAAGCTGCTGTACACAGCTGGATACTCCATGCTGTACGGGATGCTATGGATTACTGGGCTCTCAGGGGAGCCTGCACAGCTTGCTCTTGCACCCTACCTGCTCGCACTAGTCAGCAGCATCAAACTGCCCAAACACCATGTTGGCTCAAACCGATGATAACCACCTCAGAATCAGCAAGAGCCTAAGAAAACCAGCCCATGGTACCCCCAGAGAATCAGCACCAGATTTAAACCAAAATAACTGAGATGAAAAATCTCGCTCCACTCATCCTGCTGATCTTGTGCTTAAAATATGgatcaaagaaaggaaaagcaaatagTATTTGTTATTGCGAATGCTTCCAGGTTTGGTAAaccaacatttttttcccatgtggaaatCAAAAGATTTTTGGAGCTATCCCATATTCCTTTGAGAAACCCCTTGGGCTATTCCTCTAGGCTTAAAGAGTgcagaggtttgttttttttttttttttttaattttggcaaCTACCAGGTGTATCTATGAAAAGGATAAAATAACATTTGTCCTATCAACatcttttaaaaacacagtCAGCAAGACCATAACACAATTCAGAACAAGTGCCCTTCATTTACAAAAAGCTGAAGAAACTCCAGATTTAAATAGGTCAAGAATGAATCGATCAACAAATCATTCACCAGCACCTCCTTAAGAAACATGAATGCTTGACATAAATAAACTGGAGATACATATAAAGTACAGTCCagcttttttttaaaccattctTTTCAGTATAAAATGCCCTTCTTTCCCCACTGCTTTGTGGTTTTTGTCAGATTGTGAAATGGAAAACATGCCTGAAGTTCTCGCATGCAGACAGCAGACGTGGTTGTAATTATCACTTAATGAAAAGAGAAATCATATGGACCACGCTTCAAAACAGCAACTGTTATGTTTTAAACAATTTACACAAAGCAACTGATCAGACTTTGCTGACATGCTCAAGAGAAGTTTGGGTCGGTGCCTCAGCTATAAACATGTCCATTTCTGAGGGACTATCATACCATCAAAATATGGTGGATTGAGTTGCACCATAATAATTCTTCATTCTAAGGAGGGAAAAAGCTTTTTATTGTTTAACTGATGGcattttaacaatattttgagTGTGTCAACAGTCTAACTTCTAAAAACTAGCTACCACTCCTTACTTTCTCAGGTTTCTCCCTGTAAAACTGGCTGGAGAAccaatgtttttttaaaaatagccttTCTTGATATTCCAGCTTGTACTGCATCTCTGCAGGTAGCTCTCACCCTCAGTCCCTGTAATTTCTATGGACAGCCACTTGTGAGAACATCTGTATGGGGATTTCTCCATTCAAAGTCCACACCAGGCTTCAAAAGCCATACAAACCATGCTGTTCTCCACCTAAAAATGCCATGTATAAGAACACATGGCATCATGACTCTTGCTAATGAAAAATGAATCTTAGAGAGGAGAAACACCTGAGGTGGCACATGCAGTATGCCAAGCACACCTTCAGATATAAAAACACTCAGCCAAAGTGCCAGCAGCTAACAGCTTTCAGCCTAATGTATTCTCATAAAAGGGCTTATTTCTGCTGCTGGTACCTGTAGGATGAAAGTATTTGGCCTAAAACCATGAAAAATCCTAAATAGTAAAACTGTGAGACTGAGGCACCTTTCAGGACGAGGACTCCTGCATGTGTGGATATGTATGTGCACATGTGTAATTTTCTTCTtactatatattttttctaaGTGTCGGTTTTACACAAATAATAAAAGAATGTAATAATCCTTCTGCATTGAAAATTGGTAGTTATAAAAAATCCAAgcagtttgttttcctttacaTTAAACACTATGCCACTTACAATCCTGCgtctgtttttctttgcttttcttctgcaggAAGATTTTCTTAAGCATAACTGTGggctaatttatttttgtgtacCCCATCTCCACCCTCTGTTCAAACACTGCCTTAAAACCCACTTCTTTCACGTAACCTCCCCCACTAACCTCTTCTGCAACAGTATCTGAGTTTTTTGGTTTCTCCTTCTGTTGGGTGACCTGCCAAATCAAATTAAGGCTGGATCCTATTATCCTTTCTCATGCAAGTTTTGCTGCGGAAGCCACCAGGATTGACAACTCACATAAGTAAAACCTGTTGCACTGTGCTACCAGGTGGCAATCTGGATGGAAATAACTGTCTTTTCTACCTGTTTTCTGAGCTGTCAAAAAATATTCCCATCTGCTTAAAAGACAGGAAAGTATATGGGGACAATCACTGCTCACAGCTACGTGCATTACTAATATATGACCATGCAACAAACCACAAAGGAGGTGgggaagcaaagaaaatacagtttatCATTTGAACCCACTGCTGATGAAATTAATGGGGATTTGTCTATGACTTATGTGGGAGATGAATTAGGCCATGATGATGGAAACTTAACACATTTTTCCATGCCAAAATGCAATGAGAAACTTTAAAAGATCCATAAAGGAACTTCCATCATCTGTCCTGGAGACCATATGTAGATGGGAGAGATGCTAGCCAGGCTGCAGACAGCTCGGATACCACCGATGGGTACAACATATGGACTGTACTTGAGCagagcaaaaaaagaaatatgatgAGCTCCTCCCTTTATTAGTGTTACTATTTATATTGGATTTGAAGAACGTTGTGCGCTCTACTGAACACCAGAAGACTGAGGTTCCTGCAGATAACATCTAGAGCATCATGTACTGCCCTAAGGCCAGACCAGCTGGGTTGAAGTCCCCTTTGAAAGTGGTGCTGCAGGAAGAGGGACTATCCCTGGAGACAAGGAAGACTCAGGGCAGAGGAACACATGAGACTGGGCAAAACTGGTGTTAGCAGACGATGGTGCAGTGCCACGGCAAGCAGTGCTGCTGTCCTCCCTTGGCACCAGGAGAAAGGGTGAGCTGGGTGCTCAGAACAGCCAGGGCAGCAATACCAGGGCTTATACCCCTTTCCTCAAACTCAGGGACATGCTCTCAACTTCAACAAATGTTGATCCACTGCACAGCATTTTATTCAGTTAATACTCCTCAAGGGATCCAGCTACATTTTGCGCTCAAGAAAATCCCCTGAGATCAGCTAGCATGTCCTAATTACACGAGTCTCTctcaatattttgaaaatactgcAAACAGGCAAGCTGACAGAGAGGACACTCAAACATTTCCAAAGTGCCCCATTCCTAATCTGATACAAACAACTAAATGAGTCTCCCAAGGAAGCTGGGACTGCATGTTATTTCAACACTCAGACCTGGTCAGACAACAGCAGCAAATGCTTGAGCttttaaaatggagaaaattcgccctccctgtgcccatttCAGCTTCTTCCAAGTAGTGTTTACCTTGTGGAGCCTGTCCACTAACTCAGACACCAGCTGCAAGTGCTTCCATGGCAGTACAGAGTCTTTTTTGTCTGGAAGCAACATGTGGTATCAATTTATCATCCTCGACAACGCAACAAGGAATCcacttgctttaaaaataaaatgagagtTGTGTAACTTAACTCTTAAAAGtccctgctttaaaaaaaaaaaaaaaaaaaaaagcctgaataTTAGCAAGCTGAAGAGCAGCTGGTGGCTGGTctgtttttcttcagtgttttgtAGTGAGTAGCAAATTTGTAATTTCAGATATGGGCTCCTAAATTCTAAAGTTAGGGCTAAATATCAAATGCAGTAGTTTAACAAGTGGGATATTAAGACATGgtgggagaaaaacaaacactAGCTGCAGACCCATAAATTCTGCTAATGCTCACTTGGGAGAATTACACATTATTTTATCCTGTATTAACATATATAATGTTTTTATTCCACCATATGAAGTTGTATGGTAGCCATGCAGCAGAGAAAGGCATCAGATCTAACACCACTGAAAAGAAGCCATGAAAATAACTCCAGCTTATCAGCCTCCAGCTGAACAGAGGGAGTCCAGCTTCTCCATGGCTCTGCTTGCTCACTTGAATTTCAGTTTTCAGCTTATGTCATCTTGCTCAAAAGGTCATACAGATCTCATTTGGGATGAACACCCCTAGAGACAGCTTCcaccaaaaattattttctttaagaaaaccctactttttttgcattcagtagTTGATGAAACTGGAGTCTGTTAATAATTCAACACATTTTGCCCACCTGTCCAGACCAGTGTCTGTGCCTTCTCATGAAGTAACTCAAAACTTGCTTCAACTACcagttttcacagaatcacagagtatGTTGGGACACATCagaatcatcaagtccaacacccagccctgctcaggacaccccaagagtcacaccatgtgtctgagagcattttccaaACTCAGACAAGTGATGCTGTGACCACTTATCTGGGGAGCCCAACCACCCTcagggtgaaaaaccttttcctgatatccagcctaaCCCTCCCCTGTCACAGCTTCATGCCATTCTCTTGGGTCCTGCCACTGGTCACCACTaggaagagatcagtgtctacCCCTCCTCTCATGAGGAAGTTgcagactgcaatgaggtctcccctcagtcttttttttctccaggctgaacagaccaagtgacctcaactgctcctcatacagcttcccctcaaTGCCCTTCCCCATCCTTGTGGCCTGGttttggacactctctaataATTGCTCAATGTCTTTTTTATACTGTGGTGCCGAAAACTACACACAAGACTAAAGGGGATGCTGCatcagtgcagagcagagtgggacaaccacatttatattttacatattttacattttgtttgctttaaag encodes:
- the FOXO3 gene encoding forkhead box protein O3, producing MAEASPPAPLSPLDVELDPEFEPQSRPRSCTWPLQRPELQASPAKPAGESTADAASMIPEEEDDEEEGGGSAMTVGSAAPAGGEAAAAAAATTAVPEEAARLLAPLPGGGPEGPSLSPGGAAAAAGGGGLSGGPAAAPRKCSSRRNAWGNLSYADLITRAIESSPEKRLTLSQIYDWMVRCVPYFKDKGDSNSSAGWKNSIRHNLSLHSRFVRVQNEGTGKSSWWMINPDGGKGGKAPRRRAVSMDNSNKYTKSRGRAAKKKAALQTAQETSEDSPTQLSKWPGSPTSRSSDELDAWTDFRSRTNSNASTISGRLSPILASTELDDVQDDDAPLSPMLYSSPSSLSPSVNKPCTVELPRLTDMAGTMNLNDGLTDNLMDDLLDNITLPPSQQSPTGGIMQRSSSFPYGSKGSGLGSPSSSFNNAVFGPSSLNSLRQSPMQTIQENKQATFSSISHYNNQTLQDLLTSDALSHSDVMMTQSDPLMSQASTAVSAQNSRRNIMLRNDPMMSFAAQSSQGGLVNQNLSHHQHQSHNSSLSGSRALSNSISNIGLSDSSSLGSSKHQQSPVNQSMQTLSDPLSGSSLYSSSVNLPVMGHEKFPSDLDLDIFNGSLECDMESIIRSELMDADGLDFNFDSLISAQNVVSLNVGNFTGAKQASSQSWVPG